The genomic stretch GAATGGAGACAGAAGATTTAAACCCAAAAAAAGTTATATTTGTATTTGATGATGAAGAGTGGGTTTTTGATGAGCCAAAGGTTCAGGTTATGGATATTTTAGGGGTTAAAACATACTCAATTACTGGAAAGCCAAAAAAAGTTAAGAAAGAAAAAGAGGAGGAAGAAGTAAAGATAGAAATTACTGAGGAGGATATAGAATTAGTTGCTAATCAATGCAACGTTTCAAAAGAATTGGCTAAAAAGGCATTGGAAGAATGTAATGGAGACATTGCCGAGGCAATATTAAAGTTAGAAGAAGAGAAAGAGAAAAATTAAATATTAAAAAATTAAATTGGGTGATATTATGGTAAAACTAAGTGAAGATATGGTAAAATCCTTAGAGAATGAAATAGTATTTTTAGCTACAAGTTCAAAGGATGGAATTCCTAATATTTCAGCAATGAGGGCGGTAAAGGTTTTAGATGCTGAGAAGGGGATTGTATTAATCGCAGATAACTATATGAACAAAACTCTGAAAAATATCTTAAAAAATCCTAATGTTGCCTTAACAACTGCAAACTGTAAAGATGTTCCATATCAATATAAGGGAAAGGCTGAGTATTACACTGAGGGAGAATATTTAAAAATCGCTGAAGAAGTAGATAAAGCATTAAAACCTGAATTAAAACCAAAAGGAGCAGTAGTTATAAAAATAACTGAAATATATAATTTAAAATCTGGACCAGATGCTGGTAAGTTAATAGCAAAGGATGAGTAAAATTCAATTTTTTATTTTAATTTTTAAGATTACTATTTTTAGATTATTTTTACTTTAAATTACTTTTTATATTGTAACTCAATCTATAACATAAGGTATAAATAAATGGACTATAGATAATCACTTAACCATTAAATTATCCGTAGATTTATTTTTACACAATTGAGAAAAATTGGTGATAATATGGTAGAATGTGAAGGAAAATGTGAATCATGCCAGTTAAAAGATTCTTGCCCAGATACAAAAAAACTCCTTGCTCAACAAGATGCAAAAATTAGAGAAAATATGAAAAAAATAAAGCATAAAATAGTTATTTTAAGTGGTAAGGGAGGAGTTGGAAAATCTACTGTAACTGTTAATTTGGCGGCGGCATTAAACTTAATGGGCAAAAAGGTTGGGATATTAGATGCTGATATTCACGGACCAAATATCCCAAAGATGCTTGGAGTTGAAAATGTTCAGCCAATGGCTGGTCCAGCAGGGATATTTCCAATAACCACCAAAGATGGAATAAAGACGATGTCAATTGGTTATCTACTTCCAGATGATAAAACTCCAGTTATTTGGAGAGGTCCAAAAGTTAGTGGGGCTATTAGACAGTTTTTAGCAGATGTTGTTTGGGGAGAACTTGATTACTTATTAATTGATACTCCTCCAGGGACTGGAGATGAGCAATTAACAATTATGCAATCAATTCCAGATATTGATGGAGCTATAATTGTTACCACCCCAGAAGAAGTAGCATTGTTAGATGTAAAAAAATCAATAACTATGGCTAAGATGTTAAATATACCAATTATTGGAGTTATAGAAAATATGAGTGGATTTGTCTGTCCTTACTGTAATAAAGTTGTTGATATATTTGGTAAGGGTGGAGGAGAAAAAGCGGCTAAAGAGTTT from Methanocaldococcus lauensis encodes the following:
- a CDS encoding pyridoxamine 5'-phosphate oxidase family protein; translated protein: MVKLSEDMVKSLENEIVFLATSSKDGIPNISAMRAVKVLDAEKGIVLIADNYMNKTLKNILKNPNVALTTANCKDVPYQYKGKAEYYTEGEYLKIAEEVDKALKPELKPKGAVVIKITEIYNLKSGPDAGKLIAKDE
- a CDS encoding nascent polypeptide-associated complex protein, coding for MFPGRVNPRMLKKMQKMMKDFGMETEDLNPKKVIFVFDDEEWVFDEPKVQVMDILGVKTYSITGKPKKVKKEKEEEEVKIEITEEDIELVANQCNVSKELAKKALEECNGDIAEAILKLEEEKEKN
- a CDS encoding Mrp/NBP35 family ATP-binding protein — protein: MVECEGKCESCQLKDSCPDTKKLLAQQDAKIRENMKKIKHKIVILSGKGGVGKSTVTVNLAAALNLMGKKVGILDADIHGPNIPKMLGVENVQPMAGPAGIFPITTKDGIKTMSIGYLLPDDKTPVIWRGPKVSGAIRQFLADVVWGELDYLLIDTPPGTGDEQLTIMQSIPDIDGAIIVTTPEEVALLDVKKSITMAKMLNIPIIGVIENMSGFVCPYCNKVVDIFGKGGGEKAAKEFGVEFLGRIPIDIKAREASDKGIPMVLLDCKASEEFKKIVERIVEKVEGKKD